In the genome of Leucobacter luti, one region contains:
- a CDS encoding ABC transporter permease, whose product MTHTLSETGADATTSAPEKGGGNGYGRFILRRLGTSLITLFGITIVSFGLGVIVPLRPETANLSQQALANPEAVAAFREKFGLNLPIWEQYLRYLGGLVRGDLGISQQTGQPIAADLAKYAPATLELVVWATVLSVLIGVSLGIIAANARNRWPDQVARLISLLGVSLPTYWIALVGSTVFFRQLGWLPGSGRLDASVTPPPTVTGFYTIDALLVGDFAAWGSAISHLILPATVLALSNLGMVLRFTRSAVLDGLNTDAVKAARVKGLPSTRVLMRYAVRSASSPIITVTALSFGFLLAATVYVEQIFAWGGLGQYAYRSATNLDITAITGISVVIAVIFLAVNFLADILASAFDPRIRIQ is encoded by the coding sequence GTGACTCACACACTCTCTGAAACCGGGGCGGACGCGACAACGTCCGCCCCGGAGAAGGGCGGCGGGAACGGCTACGGCCGATTCATCCTGCGCCGCCTGGGCACTTCCTTGATTACCCTGTTCGGCATCACGATCGTCTCGTTCGGGCTCGGAGTGATCGTCCCGCTTCGGCCGGAGACCGCGAATCTCAGCCAGCAGGCGCTCGCCAACCCCGAGGCTGTCGCGGCCTTCCGCGAGAAGTTTGGCCTGAATCTGCCGATTTGGGAGCAGTATCTGCGCTACCTCGGCGGCCTCGTGCGCGGCGATCTCGGCATCTCGCAGCAGACTGGGCAACCGATCGCAGCAGATCTCGCCAAGTACGCGCCGGCGACGCTGGAACTGGTGGTGTGGGCCACGGTGCTGTCCGTGCTCATCGGTGTCTCGCTCGGGATCATCGCAGCCAACGCACGCAATCGGTGGCCGGATCAGGTCGCGCGCCTGATCTCACTCCTTGGCGTCAGCCTGCCGACCTACTGGATTGCGCTCGTTGGCTCGACCGTCTTCTTCCGGCAGCTCGGATGGTTGCCGGGGAGCGGGCGGCTCGATGCCAGCGTCACCCCACCACCGACGGTGACCGGCTTCTACACAATAGACGCGCTTCTCGTCGGAGACTTTGCGGCGTGGGGATCCGCGATCAGCCACCTCATCCTGCCTGCCACCGTCCTGGCACTGTCAAACCTCGGCATGGTGCTGCGCTTCACCCGCAGTGCGGTCCTCGACGGTCTCAACACGGACGCGGTCAAGGCCGCGCGCGTGAAAGGCCTCCCCAGCACTCGCGTGCTGATGCGCTACGCGGTACGGAGTGCATCAAGCCCGATCATCACGGTCACCGCGCTCTCGTTTGGTTTTCTCCTCGCCGCAACCGTGTATGTCGAGCAGATCTTCGCCTGGGGCGGCCTCGGCCAGTACGCCTACCGGTCCGCCACGAACCTCGACATCACTGCCATCACTGGCATCTCCGTGGTGATCGCGGTGATTTTCCTCGCCGTCAATTTCCTCGCCGACATTCTCGCCTCGGCATTCGACCCAAGGATCCGGATCCAATGA
- a CDS encoding HAAS signaling domain-containing protein, with the protein MSTATRTNEERAAEFVAAVRDRLSDLPRDEVDELTDGLAADLVDRLSDGNELGDPRSYAEELRQAAGLPERVEPESAPQPREGLMDQGRALASRWREWWDETSGRRGVRDFVLSLRSVWWVLRGVAVATVFCLLFGISSGGGVAACHRGSDAAQCAVGPRRMAPRRLGRLATPDRQRRRDPRPAAARGHRARPPQLCTCEYR; encoded by the coding sequence ATGAGCACCGCAACCCGCACCAACGAGGAGCGTGCCGCCGAATTCGTTGCTGCCGTGCGTGACCGGCTGTCCGATTTGCCGCGAGACGAAGTGGATGAACTCACCGACGGACTCGCCGCGGATCTCGTGGACCGGCTCAGTGACGGCAACGAGCTGGGGGATCCTCGCAGCTACGCCGAGGAACTGCGGCAGGCCGCAGGCCTTCCCGAGCGCGTTGAGCCGGAGTCCGCACCCCAGCCACGGGAGGGGCTCATGGACCAGGGCCGTGCGCTTGCCAGCCGCTGGCGCGAATGGTGGGATGAGACGAGCGGGCGGCGTGGAGTGCGCGATTTCGTGCTCTCGCTACGTTCGGTCTGGTGGGTCCTGCGCGGTGTCGCCGTCGCTACGGTCTTCTGCCTCCTCTTCGGGATCTCATCGGGGGGTGGTGTGGCTGCTTGTCACCGGGGCAGCGACGCTGCTCAGTGTGCAGTGGGGCCGCGGCGCATGGCTCCCCGGCGCCTGGGCCGTCTGGCTACGCCGGATCGGCAGCGTCGTCGCGATCCTCGCCCTGCTGCCGCTCGCGGGCATCGCGCTCGACCGCCTCAGCTTTGCACATGCGAGTACCGGTGA
- a CDS encoding diacylglycerol kinase family protein, with translation MSVSPARHQPSAAVVYHPFKTDLTALRAAITEHERQAGWAPTQWYETEAEDAGVAAAKSAIEHGASVVLASGGDGTIRAVSEALRGSGVPLAIIPQGTGNLLARNLGIPLNRIADAVRAAFYGRNRAIDVGILTITREDDSESDHLFLVLAGMGLDARTISATRATLKQRLGWLAYVDAGVRTMLRDGPLQILYSIDNSEVKPLSVYTVMIGNCGLMPGGVLLIPDAKLDDGKLDVVALRPLGAFSWLRIWNKIGWENGVLRKSKAGRKIIDLVNDTRSVNYLQATRYALAVPRPEPVQLDGDDFGLALAVSGVVDPGALVVRVLPEWNAQS, from the coding sequence ATGTCCGTCTCCCCCGCGCGCCACCAACCCAGTGCGGCGGTCGTCTATCACCCGTTCAAGACCGACCTCACTGCGTTGCGCGCAGCGATTACCGAACACGAGCGACAGGCAGGGTGGGCGCCAACGCAGTGGTACGAGACTGAGGCGGAGGACGCCGGTGTCGCGGCTGCGAAGAGCGCGATTGAGCATGGCGCAAGCGTCGTACTCGCCAGCGGCGGAGACGGCACGATCCGCGCGGTCTCCGAAGCGCTGCGTGGTTCCGGTGTTCCGCTCGCGATCATTCCGCAGGGCACCGGCAATCTGCTGGCGCGCAATCTTGGGATCCCGCTGAACCGGATCGCGGACGCGGTCCGCGCTGCATTCTACGGCCGCAATCGCGCGATTGATGTTGGGATCCTTACCATTACCCGCGAGGACGATTCGGAGAGCGATCACCTCTTCCTCGTGCTCGCCGGCATGGGCCTCGATGCACGCACCATCTCTGCGACGCGCGCCACCCTCAAGCAGCGCCTCGGATGGCTCGCCTACGTCGACGCCGGGGTGCGCACGATGCTGCGCGATGGCCCGCTGCAGATCCTCTACTCGATCGATAATTCAGAGGTCAAACCGCTTTCGGTGTACACCGTCATGATCGGGAACTGCGGCCTGATGCCTGGCGGCGTGCTATTGATTCCCGACGCCAAACTCGACGACGGGAAGCTCGATGTGGTGGCACTACGCCCGCTTGGCGCGTTCTCCTGGCTCCGGATCTGGAACAAGATCGGTTGGGAGAACGGCGTGCTTCGGAAGTCGAAGGCTGGCCGAAAGATCATCGACCTCGTCAACGACACTCGAAGCGTCAACTACCTGCAGGCGACACGGTACGCTCTCGCCGTGCCGAGGCCGGAACCAGTCCAGCTCGACGGCGACGACTTCGGCCTCGCGCTCGCCGTGAGCGGCGTGGTGGATCCCGGAGCGCTCGTCGTCCGCGTACTGCCGGAGTGGAACGCTCAGTCCTGA
- a CDS encoding dipeptidase — protein sequence MSAGSGATGVIDGLQCGRYDAALLSQMRDSGVRAVTITASFWEDAMETMDALTRWNDTVRNAPDVALIARTGADIDEAVASNRIAIVLGTQNSSLFNDRIGFVEHFWNMGVRIVQLTYNIQNAVGSSCYEPHDSGLSRFGHEIVEEMNRVGMLVDLSHVGERTSLEAIIASSRPVIINHANARSIYDHARNKGTEVLDALVARGGVLGVCTYNNIAGDYAATLDGSAELIAKHVELLGVDHVAYGSDLDPNAPADNIPWMRQGRWSRKTQHGASRPDLAPPPEAWIDNFDFHKFGAVRDRIVERGLLTSDEAEQVFYGNWKRVYDEGFVPLDAQSGAGNGAEK from the coding sequence ATGAGCGCGGGTTCCGGCGCTACCGGCGTGATCGACGGACTCCAGTGCGGCCGCTACGACGCGGCCCTCCTGTCTCAGATGCGAGACAGCGGAGTGCGGGCGGTGACGATCACTGCGTCATTCTGGGAAGACGCGATGGAAACCATGGACGCCCTCACCCGCTGGAACGACACCGTGCGCAACGCTCCCGATGTGGCGCTGATCGCGCGCACCGGAGCAGACATTGACGAGGCAGTTGCTTCGAACCGAATCGCCATTGTCCTCGGGACGCAAAACTCATCGCTGTTCAACGACCGGATCGGCTTCGTGGAACACTTCTGGAACATGGGCGTGCGCATCGTCCAACTCACCTACAACATCCAAAACGCGGTGGGCTCCTCGTGTTACGAGCCGCATGACTCGGGGCTCTCTCGGTTCGGGCACGAGATCGTGGAGGAGATGAATCGGGTTGGCATGTTGGTTGACCTTTCACACGTCGGCGAGCGTACCTCGCTTGAGGCCATCATCGCTTCCAGCAGACCGGTGATCATCAATCACGCGAACGCACGGTCGATTTATGACCACGCTCGCAACAAGGGGACCGAAGTGCTCGACGCGCTGGTTGCACGCGGCGGGGTACTGGGGGTTTGCACGTACAACAACATCGCAGGGGACTACGCGGCAACCCTCGACGGGTCTGCGGAACTCATCGCGAAGCACGTTGAGTTGCTCGGCGTCGATCATGTCGCCTATGGCTCTGACCTGGATCCGAACGCACCCGCTGACAACATCCCCTGGATGCGACAGGGGCGGTGGAGCCGGAAAACGCAGCATGGTGCGTCCCGCCCCGATCTGGCACCGCCGCCCGAGGCGTGGATTGACAACTTCGATTTCCACAAATTCGGCGCCGTCCGGGATCGCATCGTCGAACGCGGACTCCTCACCTCGGATGAGGCTGAACAGGTCTTCTACGGCAATTGGAAACGTGTGTACGACGAAGGATTTGTGCCGCTGGATGCTCAATCAGGGGCCGGGAACGGGGCAGAGAAGTGA
- a CDS encoding IclR family transcriptional regulator codes for MENKVDPITETSGTAPLTSNLKMLRLLEEISKTDAPFGVSEIARRVGGSRSMVHRQLVTLVAAGWLSANSQGSYSLTFSPVRLGQAALRHASVDVRIAEELTRLAGELGEGVSLGTLDGDAVTIVGRGLPPRNVHVSLKHGQRFGIGGSALGSVLLSYLPEAETARLRDIDDELPSEAECARVRADGFAVLVDSDYDPIEIIAVPVGRSTGRVRFALSAHWPQGRTKPDHVLSLLEAGARTIEDLTEQSAGILLT; via the coding sequence ATGGAGAACAAGGTGGATCCGATCACGGAAACGAGTGGCACTGCACCACTGACCTCGAACCTCAAGATGCTGCGCTTGCTCGAGGAGATCTCAAAGACTGACGCCCCATTCGGGGTCTCGGAAATTGCGCGTCGAGTGGGAGGGTCGCGGTCAATGGTGCACCGGCAGCTCGTCACACTCGTTGCGGCCGGGTGGCTGAGCGCGAATTCGCAGGGCTCATACTCGCTCACGTTCTCGCCGGTTCGGCTCGGTCAAGCCGCGCTGCGTCACGCCAGCGTCGACGTGCGCATCGCCGAAGAGCTCACACGACTCGCAGGAGAGCTGGGCGAGGGCGTCTCCCTCGGCACACTCGACGGCGACGCCGTGACCATTGTTGGCCGAGGGCTTCCGCCCCGCAACGTGCACGTCTCGCTCAAACACGGTCAGCGGTTTGGAATCGGCGGGAGCGCACTCGGCTCGGTGCTGTTGAGCTACCTCCCCGAGGCCGAAACCGCGCGCCTGCGCGACATCGACGATGAGCTTCCGAGCGAGGCCGAATGCGCGCGCGTGCGGGCCGACGGGTTCGCGGTGCTCGTGGACAGCGACTATGACCCCATCGAGATCATCGCCGTTCCCGTCGGACGCTCGACGGGACGCGTGCGATTCGCACTCTCCGCGCACTGGCCGCAGGGGCGCACGAAGCCGGACCACGTGCTTTCACTGTTAGAGGCCGGCGCCAGAACCATCGAAGACCTCACCGAGCAGAGCGCCGGAATTCTCCTTACCTGA
- a CDS encoding ABC transporter substrate-binding protein, whose product MTSKSPRRAAGASALVLAAALAVTGCATGAQSSTGGTAAAKTGTLVIDQAFTAQSIDPATLFQVTDSIAASGLYETLFTYIDNVAEPQPLLAKSLTANETSTEFTITLRDDATFANGSPVTAADVAFSFNRLKNLAASPAYRMEGITVTEVDPTTVKLTTENPMPYIEHTLTAPPLAVVDDETVRAAGGTDAADAAETDTAGNLFTEPGNGAGSGPYTLDSYDTNSQIVLVKNEEYWGEAAAYDRIVLRNVNNAQQQKANLEGGDSQIALDIPGRTAEGMASDTLKVQSSSSPEVLYLALSQKEGAATADPDVVKAIKAGIDYEGLRTIVGAGAVEATGIIPSMMSGALPSGKGPKSDPAAAKKILADAGKTGTEVTLDYANDYTRLAGIDYNVLAQGIQTQLNAIGLKVTLSPTPTSTSLQRYVDGDTEMALWSWPPDTADPSDVLVFAPGDLIGTRVHWPAEAAPEVAALAETARVATGEARGEAFTAWNAAMNEEAPFAYLLEPSFFLVASSSVEHVSHDPLASINLSQIR is encoded by the coding sequence ATGACATCGAAGTCACCTCGGAGGGCCGCCGGGGCCTCCGCGCTCGTCCTTGCGGCGGCGCTCGCCGTCACAGGTTGTGCGACGGGAGCCCAATCGAGCACGGGCGGAACCGCGGCAGCCAAAACGGGAACCCTCGTGATCGATCAAGCGTTCACCGCGCAATCCATCGATCCGGCCACACTATTCCAGGTCACTGATTCGATCGCCGCAAGCGGGCTCTACGAGACCCTGTTCACCTACATCGACAACGTTGCAGAGCCACAGCCCCTGCTCGCCAAGTCACTCACGGCGAACGAGACTTCGACCGAGTTCACCATCACCCTGCGAGACGACGCAACGTTTGCCAACGGGAGCCCCGTCACCGCGGCCGACGTCGCATTCTCCTTCAACCGCCTGAAGAACCTGGCGGCCAGCCCCGCGTACCGCATGGAGGGCATCACCGTCACCGAGGTCGATCCGACCACCGTGAAGCTCACCACTGAGAACCCCATGCCCTACATAGAGCACACTCTCACGGCACCGCCGCTCGCCGTCGTCGATGACGAAACCGTGCGCGCAGCAGGCGGCACTGACGCAGCCGATGCAGCGGAGACCGACACTGCTGGCAATCTCTTTACCGAACCCGGCAACGGTGCCGGCAGTGGCCCGTACACGCTCGACAGCTACGACACGAACTCGCAAATCGTGCTCGTGAAGAACGAGGAGTATTGGGGCGAGGCAGCCGCATACGACCGCATCGTGCTGCGCAACGTCAACAACGCTCAGCAGCAAAAGGCCAACCTCGAGGGCGGCGACAGCCAGATCGCCCTGGACATCCCGGGTCGCACCGCAGAGGGCATGGCGTCGGACACCCTGAAGGTACAGTCCTCCAGCTCCCCCGAGGTGCTGTACCTCGCACTCTCTCAGAAGGAGGGCGCAGCAACGGCCGATCCCGACGTCGTCAAAGCGATCAAGGCCGGCATCGATTACGAGGGGCTGCGCACGATCGTCGGCGCTGGCGCAGTCGAGGCCACCGGCATTATCCCCTCGATGATGAGCGGCGCACTGCCCTCAGGGAAGGGCCCGAAATCAGACCCTGCCGCAGCGAAGAAGATCCTGGCTGATGCGGGCAAGACCGGCACCGAGGTGACCCTCGACTACGCAAACGACTACACGCGTCTCGCAGGAATCGACTACAACGTCCTCGCGCAGGGGATCCAGACTCAGCTCAACGCGATCGGCCTGAAGGTGACGCTCAGTCCCACACCGACCTCGACCTCGCTGCAGCGGTATGTCGATGGCGATACGGAAATGGCGCTGTGGTCCTGGCCGCCGGACACGGCCGACCCCTCGGATGTTCTCGTGTTTGCGCCGGGCGATCTCATCGGAACCCGCGTGCACTGGCCCGCGGAGGCCGCGCCCGAGGTCGCCGCGCTTGCTGAAACCGCTCGAGTCGCCACGGGCGAGGCCCGTGGCGAAGCGTTCACGGCGTGGAACGCGGCTATGAATGAGGAGGCGCCGTTCGCGTACCTGCTCGAGCCGTCGTTCTTCCTGGTCGCTTCCTCGTCAGTCGAGCACGTCAGCCACGATCCGCTCGCGTCGATCAACCTCTCACAAATCCGCTAA
- the pgm gene encoding phosphoglucomutase (alpha-D-glucose-1,6-bisphosphate-dependent): MHERAGTLARPDDLIDVAALLLAYAETVPDPAIAAQRVVFGTSGHRGSAFTGAFTEPHIAAISAAIAEYRAEQGISGPLFIGADTHPLSVPAERTAVEVLLAAGVDVRAAAGDGDDWFVPTPALSHAILAHNRGLAADDPSRADGIVVTPSHNPPADGGFKYNPPHGGPADTDATNWIAARANELLASGTPNIPRATREAVAAAPRFDFLGGYIECLNEVIDLAAIRDAGVSFAAHPLGGASVAYWAAIRDRLGIDVTVLGDGVDPRWGFMHLDWDGKIRMDPSSAHVMSTVSAFRDEYALITGNDADADRHGIVTADGLMNPNHYLAVAIDYLLRHRPEWPESAGVGKTLVSSGMIDRVVASHRRELLEVPVGFKWFVPGLADGTVVFGGEESAGASFQRFDGSAWSTDKDGILLALLAAEIQAVTGQSPSERYRELVAEFGEPSYARIDAAASPEQKARLGALAPSDVTATELAGDPITAILTRAPGNDAAIGGLKVQTAHAWFAARPSGTEDVMKIYAESFRGPEHLALVQEEAQALVARVLG; this comes from the coding sequence ATGCATGAACGCGCCGGCACCCTTGCCCGTCCTGACGACCTGATTGACGTCGCAGCACTCCTGTTGGCCTACGCAGAGACGGTGCCGGATCCCGCGATTGCCGCGCAGCGGGTCGTATTCGGTACCTCCGGACACCGCGGCTCAGCCTTCACCGGGGCCTTCACCGAGCCGCACATCGCGGCAATCAGCGCAGCCATCGCTGAGTATCGTGCGGAGCAGGGGATCAGCGGTCCGCTGTTCATCGGCGCGGACACGCATCCGCTCTCAGTGCCAGCCGAGCGCACCGCGGTCGAGGTGCTCCTCGCCGCCGGAGTCGACGTCCGCGCGGCGGCCGGCGACGGCGACGATTGGTTCGTACCCACTCCTGCCCTGAGCCACGCAATCCTGGCGCACAACCGTGGCCTCGCGGCGGATGACCCATCCCGCGCAGACGGAATCGTGGTGACTCCGAGCCACAACCCGCCTGCCGACGGCGGGTTCAAATACAATCCACCGCATGGCGGCCCGGCCGACACCGACGCCACGAACTGGATCGCAGCGCGTGCGAATGAGCTGCTCGCGAGCGGGACCCCCAACATTCCGCGCGCAACGCGCGAAGCGGTGGCCGCGGCCCCCCGCTTCGATTTTCTCGGGGGATACATCGAATGCCTAAACGAGGTGATCGATCTGGCAGCGATCCGGGACGCTGGTGTTTCCTTCGCAGCCCACCCCCTTGGCGGGGCGAGCGTTGCCTACTGGGCCGCGATTCGAGACCGGCTCGGGATCGATGTAACGGTGCTCGGCGACGGCGTGGATCCGCGCTGGGGGTTTATGCATCTCGATTGGGACGGCAAGATCCGAATGGATCCGTCGTCTGCGCATGTGATGAGCACCGTGAGTGCGTTCCGGGACGAGTATGCGCTGATTACGGGCAATGACGCTGACGCGGACCGGCACGGAATTGTGACCGCAGACGGGCTGATGAACCCGAACCACTACCTCGCCGTCGCGATCGACTACCTCCTCAGGCATCGGCCAGAGTGGCCGGAGTCTGCAGGGGTGGGCAAGACGCTCGTGTCCTCGGGCATGATCGACCGAGTGGTGGCGTCTCACCGGCGTGAATTGCTCGAGGTTCCGGTGGGGTTCAAGTGGTTCGTGCCCGGCCTCGCGGACGGCACGGTCGTGTTTGGCGGCGAGGAGAGCGCTGGTGCTTCGTTCCAGCGCTTCGATGGGAGTGCGTGGAGCACGGACAAAGACGGGATTCTGCTGGCGCTGCTTGCTGCGGAGATCCAGGCGGTCACGGGGCAATCGCCGTCTGAGCGCTACCGTGAGCTCGTTGCCGAGTTTGGGGAGCCGAGTTACGCGCGGATCGACGCCGCGGCGTCACCTGAGCAGAAGGCCAGGCTTGGCGCGCTTGCTCCGAGTGATGTGACCGCGACGGAGCTGGCGGGGGATCCGATCACAGCGATCCTGACCCGCGCTCCCGGCAATGATGCTGCGATCGGCGGATTGAAAGTACAGACCGCGCACGCGTGGTTCGCTGCCCGTCCCTCCGGCACTGAGGACGTTATGAAGATCTATGCGGAATCCTTCCGTGGTCCCGAACACCTCGCGCTCGTGCAGGAGGAGGCGCAGGCGCTGGTCGCTCGCGTGCTGGGGTAA
- the pheA gene encoding prephenate dehydratase, whose amino-acid sequence MSQSPAPVRRYSYLGPAGTFTEAALKQVPEAVGQDWNPVDNLGAALEEVVSGRSHAAMIAIENSIDGGVTVAQDALATIPGLRIVGEYLVPVSFVLVARPGTRLEDVTVVSGHPVAYGQCRTWLDAHTTQHRHLIASSNVQSAADLFDPEKGIDAAIAPPGIDEHYDVDVLADGLAENPDAVTRFVLVSRIVPVSEPSGADKTSLIVELPEDRSGALLDLLEQFATRGVNLTLLASRPIGDRMGRYRFVIDAEGHVKDARVADALLGVKRFSPNVVFLGSYPRADRVVATTRAAHDDDAFRDARDWLRGIISGEDA is encoded by the coding sequence ATGTCACAGAGTCCCGCACCCGTCCGCCGATACTCCTATCTCGGGCCAGCGGGAACCTTTACGGAGGCGGCCCTGAAACAGGTGCCTGAAGCTGTGGGTCAGGACTGGAACCCGGTCGACAATCTCGGCGCAGCCCTCGAAGAGGTTGTTTCTGGGCGCAGCCACGCGGCGATGATCGCAATCGAGAATTCGATTGACGGCGGGGTGACGGTCGCGCAGGACGCGCTCGCTACCATCCCCGGGCTGCGCATCGTGGGTGAATACCTGGTGCCGGTGAGCTTCGTCCTCGTAGCGCGCCCGGGGACTCGCCTTGAGGATGTCACAGTCGTGTCCGGGCACCCAGTCGCGTATGGGCAGTGCCGCACTTGGCTGGACGCACACACGACACAGCATCGGCACCTCATTGCCTCCTCGAACGTGCAGTCGGCGGCGGATCTCTTTGACCCTGAGAAGGGGATCGACGCAGCGATCGCCCCGCCTGGAATTGACGAGCACTATGACGTTGACGTGCTTGCGGACGGGCTCGCGGAGAACCCCGACGCGGTGACGCGTTTCGTGCTCGTGAGCCGGATCGTGCCAGTGTCAGAGCCCAGCGGCGCAGACAAGACGTCGCTGATCGTTGAGCTGCCGGAGGATCGCTCTGGTGCGCTGCTTGACCTGCTGGAACAGTTCGCCACACGTGGCGTGAACCTGACGCTCCTTGCGTCCCGTCCGATCGGCGATCGGATGGGGCGGTACCGCTTCGTCATCGACGCTGAGGGGCATGTGAAAGACGCGCGTGTGGCCGATGCGCTGCTCGGGGTGAAGCGCTTCAGCCCCAACGTTGTGTTCTTGGGCTCCTACCCGCGCGCAGATCGCGTAGTCGCGACGACCCGCGCCGCCCACGATGACGACGCATTCCGCGACGCCCGCGACTGGCTGCGTGGGATCATCTCAGGCGAAGACGCGTAG
- a CDS encoding RidA family protein — protein sequence MSAVLRVPEPTAGALSADVTVIGETAYVTVIPVDDSGVLAEGIEAQSELVIDSLETELERVGAGLGDIAHLTIYLRDLSTTRAVFNEVYARRFGAAVPVRCAVGVAELARPSMLVELTAIAAVPAAA from the coding sequence GTGAGCGCCGTTCTGCGGGTGCCAGAGCCCACGGCCGGCGCGCTTTCGGCTGACGTCACCGTGATTGGTGAGACCGCCTACGTCACGGTGATCCCCGTAGACGACAGCGGCGTGCTTGCGGAGGGAATCGAGGCCCAATCGGAGCTCGTCATCGACTCACTCGAGACCGAACTGGAGCGGGTGGGAGCGGGGCTGGGAGACATTGCCCACCTCACCATCTACTTGCGCGACCTCAGCACGACGCGTGCCGTCTTCAACGAGGTGTACGCACGCAGGTTTGGCGCCGCCGTGCCCGTGCGATGCGCCGTCGGCGTTGCAGAGCTGGCACGCCCGTCAATGCTCGTGGAGCTCACCGCAATCGCGGCGGTGCCAGCGGCCGCCTAG